A window from Solanum stenotomum isolate F172 chromosome 7, ASM1918654v1, whole genome shotgun sequence encodes these proteins:
- the LOC125870219 gene encoding sorting nexin 2B isoform X2, with protein MMGKEGSMENLSLEDDDKFTSISKSYSNYRSAMTCLSDSHHPLSPSIVDDSLDPLLASSIQPSVIDDHDIVVEQFQNPTIISPPLNLEYLNITVSDPHKEIQASPSIVPGTNTYVTYLITTQTNLPDYGGSDFTVRRRFKDIVTLSDRLSEGYRGYFIPPRPDKSIVESQVMQKQEFVEQRRLALEKYLHKLAAHPLIKKSDELRVFLQVHGKLPLPTTTDVASRVLDGAVKLPKQLFGESGNVIGPQDVVHPAKGGRDLLRLFKELKQSVANDWGASKSSVDEEDKVFLENKERLHNLELQLSNASKQAESLVKAQQDMGDTIGELGLTFIKLTKFENERATVNTQRERATDMKNVATAAVKASRLYRELNSQTVKHLDILHEHLSLMLGIHHAFSDRSSALLTVQTLISELSSLNSRAEKLETATSKIFGGDKSRVRKLEELKDSIRVTEDAKSCAIREYERIKKLFF; from the exons ATGATGGGTAAAGAAGGCAGCATGGAGAATCTATCTCTTGAGGATGATGACAAGTTCACCTCCATTTCCAAATCCTACTCTAACTATCGCAGTGCCATGACTTGTCTTTCTGATTCTCACCATCCTCTTTCCCCGTCGATCGTCGACGATTCCCTCGACCCCTTATTAGCATCTTCTATTCAACCATCCGTCATTGATGATcatgatattgttgttgaacAATTTCAAAACCCTACAATAATCTCCCCTCCTTTAAACTTGGAGTATTTGAATATCACTGTTTCCGATCCACACAAGGAAATACAAGCATCCCCCTCAATTGTTCCCGGCACTAATACTTACGTTACCTATTTAATTACCACACAAACCAATTTACCTGATTATGGAGGATCCGATTTCACCGTTCGAAGGCGCTTTAAAGACATAGTTACTTTATCAGACAGATTGAGTGAAGGTTACAGAGGTTATTTTATTCCTCCCAGGCCAGATAAAAGTATCGTCGAGAGTCAAGTCATGCAGAAACAGGAGTTTGTTGAGCAAAGAAGATTGGCATTGGAGAAGTACTTGCACAAGCTTGCAGCACATCCACTCATTAAGAAGAGTGATGAATTGAGGGTCTTTTTGCAAGTCCATGGGAAACTTCCCTTGCCAACTACCACTGATGTCGCATCGAGGGTATTGGATGGAGCAGTAAAGTTGCCAAAACAATTATTTGGGGAATCAGGAAATGTCATTGGCCCGCAAGATGTTGTGCACCCTGCTAAAGGTGGTAGGGATTTGCTCAGGTTGTTCAAAGAATTGAAGCAATCTGTTGCCAATGATTGGGGTGCCTCCAAGTCATCTGTTGACGAGGAGGATAAGGTTTTCCTGGAAAATAAAGAAAGGTTGCACAATCTTGAGCTGCAACTTAGTAATGCGTCAAAGCAG GCTGAATCACTTGTTAAAGCTCAGCAAGATATGGGGGATACAATTGGAGAACTTGGGCTTACATTTATTAAGTTGACGAAGTTTGAGAATGAACGAGCTACTGTGAATACTCAGAGAGAACGGGCTACTGATATGAAAAATGTGGCTACTGCAGCTGTTAAAGCCAGCAGATTGTATCGGGAGTTAAATTCACAAACAGTGAAGCATTTG GATATTCTACATGAACACCTGAGTCTAATGTTGGGTATACACCATGCATTTTCAGACCGATCAAGTGCTTTATTGACAGTGCAGACTCTCATTTCAGAATTGTCTTCCTTAAATTCAAGAGCAGAGAAACTTGAAACAGCAACCTCTAAAATATTTGGAGGTGATAAATCAAGAGTTCGAAAGTTGGAAGAGTTAAAAGATTCCATTAGGGTCACTGAAGATGCCAAAAGCTGTGCCATCAGAGAATATGAGCGCATTAAG